A single window of Plasmodium reichenowi strain SY57 chromosome 14, whole genome shotgun sequence DNA harbors:
- a CDS encoding 60S ribosomal protein L10, putative, with the protein MGRRPARCYRYCKNKPYPKSRYCRGVPDPKIRIYDMGRKKADVNEFSGVVHLVSYEYEQISSEALEAARISANKYMITNCGKDNFHLRVRIHPFHVLRINKMLSCAGADRLQTGMRGAFGKPNGVVARVDIGQVLLSIRTKENFVSKACEALRRAKYKFPGRQKVFVSNKWGFTPFSKDEYQQYKKKGRIISDGVSCKFIREKGPLDKIYKDINTVLES; encoded by the coding sequence ATGGGAAGAAGACCAGCAAGGTGTTATAGGTACTGTAAAAATAAACCCTACCCAAAGAGTCGTTACTGTAGAGGTGTTCCTGACCCTAAGATAAGAATTTATGATATGGGTAGAAAGAAGGCTGATGTCAATGAATTTAGCGGTGTAGTACATTTAGTATCTTACGAATATGAACAGATATCATCTGAAGCTTTAGAAGCTGCACGTATTAGTGCaaacaaatatatgattaCCAATTGTGGTAAAGATAATTTCCACTTAAGAGTAAGAATACATCCTTTCCACGTTTTAAGAATTAATAAGATGTTGTCATGTGCAGGAGCTGATAGACTTCAAACTGGTATGAGAGGAGCCTTCGGTAAACCTAATGGTGTTGTAGCTAGAGTAGATATTGGTCAAGTGTTACTTTCCATAAGAACTAAAGAAAATTTCGTTTCGAAAGCTTGTGAAGCCTTAAGAAGAGCTAAATATAAGTTCCCAGGAAGACAAAAAGTTTTTGTTAGTAATAAATGGGGATTCACACCATTCTCTAAAGATGAGTATcaacaatataaaaaaaaaggaagaaTTATTTCAGATGGTGTTAGTTGTAAATTTATTAGAGAAAAGGGACCACTCGACAAAATCTACAAAGATATTAATACTGTATTAGAATcataa
- a CDS encoding serine/threonine protein phosphatase PP1, putative translates to MALEIDIDNVISKLIEVRGTRPGKNVNLTENEIKILCLSSREIFLNQPILLELEAPIKICGDIHGQFYDLLRLFEYGGFPPDANYLFLGDYVDRGKQSLETICLLLAYKIKYPENFFLLRGNHECASINRIYGFYDECKRRYSVKLWKTFIDCFNCLPVAAIIDEKIFCMHGGLSPELNNMEQIRKITRPTDVPDNGLLCDLLWSDPEKEINGWGENDRGVSFTFGQDVVHNFLRKHELDLICRAHQVVEDGYEFFAKRQLVTLFSAPNYCGEFDNAGAMMSVDETLMCSFQILKPVEKKKAAN, encoded by the exons atggCATTAGAAATAGATATAGATAATGTAATATCAAAACTAATAGAAGTTCGTGGAACTAGACCAGGAAAAAATGTTAATTTGAcagaaaatgaaataaaaatattatgtttatCAAGTagagaaatatttttaaaccAACCAATTTTATTAGAATTAGAAGCAccaataaaaatatgtggAGATATCCATGGACAGTTTTATGATTTGTTAAGGTTATTTGAATATGGTGGATTTCCACCCGATGCAAATTATCTATTTTTAG GTGATTATGTGGATAGAGGAAAACAAAGTTTAGAAActatttgtttattattagcatataaaataaaatatcctgaaaatttttttttattaagaGGTAACCACGAATGCGCTTCAATAAATAGAATATACGGATTCTATGACGAATGTAAAAGAAGATATAGTGTGAAATTATGGAAAACGTTTATTGATTGCTTTAACTGCTTACCTGTGGCAGCTATAATTGACgaaaaaattttttgtatGCATGGTGGTTTATCACctgaattaaataatatggaacaaataaggaaaataaCAAGGCCTACTGATGTTCCTGATAATG GTTTATTATGTGATTTATTGTGGTCTGATCcagaaaaagaaattaatgGGTGGGGAGAAAATGATCGAGGAGTTTCTTTTACCTTTGGTCAAGATGTTGTTCATAACTTTTTAAGAAAGCACGAATTAGATTTAATATGCAGGGCACATCAg GTCGTGGAGGATGGATATGAATTTTTTGCAAAGCGCCAATTAGTTACATTATTTTCTGCTCCTAATTATTGTGGAGAGTTTGATAATGCGGGTGCAATGATGAGTGTTGACGAGACATTAATGTGTTCGTTTCAA ATTTTAAAACCAGtggaaaaaaagaaagcagcaaattaa